In Acidobacteriota bacterium, the genomic stretch GTGTCGATCAGCTCCCCGGGGCCGGCGTTCGCGATGACGCGGCTCGTCTTCTTCCCCTCCCAGGTGCACACGCGCGCCGCGGTGGTCCAGGCGGAGGCCTCCCGGCGCCGCGCCGCGTAGGCCATCAGCCGCTCCAGGCGCTGCGGTTCCCACCAGTCGTCCGAGTCGAGGAAGGCGAGCCACCGCCCCCGGGCGATCCGCGCGCCGTGGTTCCTCGCCGCCGCCTGCCCGGCGTTCTCGCGCCGCACGTAGCGGATCCGGCCCCTCAGCGGGGCGAGCGCATCGGCGGTCCCGTCGGTCGAGCCGTCGTCGATAACGATCGTCTCGTCCGGCGGGCGCGTCTGCTCCAGGACGCTCTCGACCGCGCGCACGGCGAAGCGGGCGCGGTTGTAGGTCGGGATCACGACCGAGACGGTCTCGGACATCAGTCGGCCCGCCCCGCGAAGAGCATGAAGGCCGGTGGCCCGGGCGGCTCGTGCTCCACCGTGAAACCCGCCGACTCGAGGCGGGCCCGCAGCTCGCCGAAGCGCTCCAAGGGCAGGTCGGGAGGTGCCACGTGCACCTCGACGGCGAGCCGCCGGACACGGCGGAGAGCATCCGGGGAAGCGGCCAGGAGGAAGTCGTACTCCGCACCCTCGGCGTCGATCTTCATCAGATCGCAGCGGCCGCCGGGAAGGCGTTCGAGCAGATCGGCCATCGCGACCGTCCGGACGCGCACGGTCCCGTCCCCGCCGTACCGCCCGCGGGCGTATGCCCGGCTGGTCGAATGGCACACCGACACGGCGCTGAGGTGAAGCTCCACCGTATCGCCCGTCCGCGCGCCCGCCGCGAGAGGAACGATCTCGACGCGATCCGCGATGCCCTGCCGCGCGAACAGCGCCGCTGCGCGCTCCCGGTTCGCCGGCACCGGTTCGACGAAGAGCACCCGTTCGGCCCGGCCGGCCACGGCCGAGGTGAACAGGCCGACGTTTCCACCGACGTCGACGACGGCGCCGAGGTGGCCCGGCAGCTCCGAGAGCCTGTAGGCATCGCGCCGGAAGATCTCCCAGAAGACGGCGAGATCCATCCCGGCCGCCTCGAACTCGAACGGCCGGCCGCGCCAGGTCAGCCGCAGGAAGCGACCATCGGTTTCGACGCTCTCCGGATCGACGTCATCCTCCAGGAGGTGGCTCAGCGCCGCCCAGACCTCCTCTCGCCGGGGGAAGACGAGCCGGCCCCCGCGGCGGAAGTCGAGCGCGAGCGGTCCCGTGCGCGTCCTGCTGGCCCGCGT encodes the following:
- a CDS encoding FkbM family methyltransferase, which gives rise to MNLARLLDPRRYARARRIFRRPLGAHTTLAFATRASRTRTGPLALDFRRGGRLVFPRREEVWAALSHLLEDDVDPESVETDGRFLRLTWRGRPFEFEAAGMDLAVFWEIFRRDAYRLSELPGHLGAVVDVGGNVGLFTSAVAGRAERVLFVEPVPANRERAAALFARQGIADRVEIVPLAAGARTGDTVELHLSAVSVCHSTSRAYARGRYGGDGTVRVRTVAMADLLERLPGGRCDLMKIDAEGAEYDFLLAASPDALRRVRRLAVEVHVAPPDLPLERFGELRARLESAGFTVEHEPPGPPAFMLFAGRAD